The genome window GGCGCTCGCAGACCGTGCCGCCGACGTGGTGAAGTCGGTGCCGGGAGTGAAGAGCACCAAGAACATGATACTGGTGAGCAACGATCCGTTTGCTCCGCCCAAGCCGCCGCTGCCCTCGCCGCTGCCGCCCATTAACGCCGCGCTTCCGGCGCCGCCGGCGAGCAACAGCCCGCAGACGAGGCTTTCCGACGCGCTGGCCCGGTCAGCAGGTTTGGTGCGCGTAGCCAGCAGCATCTACGATAACGAAGTGCTGCTGTTCGGCACGGTGGAGACGGAGCAGGCCAAAAAGCAGGCCACCGAAATCGCACGCGCCGTCCTGCCCAAGGCGCCGGTCCAGAACATTATCTGGGTGAATCCGCACCCGCTGTCGCCCCCGCCGATGATCCCGCAGTAGAGGAGTTTTCAGTCTTCAGTCAAGCCACGCGCCGGAGCCTTGTACTGAGAACTGATGACTGAGAACTGGGAAGCGCTCATTCGTAGCGCAACGCCACCATGGGATCGACGTGCGCGGCGCGGCGCGCGGGCAGCCAGCAGGCCAGCAGGGCCACCGCAAACAGAATGGCCGCGACCGCCGCCAGCGTCACTGGATCCGTCGCGCTGACGCCATACAGCATGCTGTGCAAATAGCGCGTCACCG of Acidobacteriota bacterium contains these proteins:
- a CDS encoding BON domain-containing protein; the protein is MRNLCTPALLLLLPLALSAQQSSAPPAPNPAALQAQPTSNNTSLTGAIMERLITDPVLENTTITVAVANNGAVTLNGAVAQQALADRAADVVKSVPGVKSTKNMILVSNDPFAPPKPPLPSPLPPINAALPAPPASNSPQTRLSDALARSAGLVRVASSIYDNEVLLFGTVETEQAKKQATEIARAVLPKAPVQNIIWVNPHPLSPPPMIPQ